A portion of the Bufo gargarizans isolate SCDJY-AF-19 chromosome 7, ASM1485885v1, whole genome shotgun sequence genome contains these proteins:
- the MCOLN3 gene encoding mucolipin-3 isoform X2 — protein sequence METPAPAVIPPPSLEEHESPYCSSMSEQLLLEDMLKRKLKFYFMNPCEKFRARSRKPWKLLIQILKIALVTAQLVFFGLSNEMVVSFAEENTVAFRHLFLKDYKDGHDDTYAIYRQEDFYDHINFTIQGYLDLRTTSVGNHAYERMADGWHGMSVCQDFFKEGNIFPGNETFDINPQEEKECFIVEPMTPISDLSLENKFRNMTLDFSRLISVVIMFKLKAINLQTIRHHELPDCYDFTVTITFDNKAHSGRIKVYLDSDVGIEECRDWHVSGSLQKNTHYMMIFDALVILTCISSLSLCIRSVVRGIHLQREYVSFIQQRFSKMVPWSDRLEFINGWYILIIVSDMLSIVGSILKMEIQSKSLTSYDVCSILLGTSTMFVWLGVLRYLGLFEKYNMLILTLRLALPNVIRFSCCAAIIYLGYCFCGWIVLGPYHTKFRSLNMVSECLFSLINGDDMFATFSIMQQKSFLVWVFSRVYLYSFIGLFIYMVLSLFIALITDTYDTIKNYQKDGFPESDLRRFVSECRDLPTSGRYRDVEETTLSLFCCCKR from the exons ATGGAGACCCCGGCTCCAGCGGTGATCCCGCCTCCTTCCCTGGAAGAACATGAGAGTCCTTATTGCAGCTCCATGTCGGAGCAGCTCCTCTTGGAAGACATGCTGAAGAGAAAGCTCAAGTTCTATTTTATGAATCCCTGTGAAAAATTCAGAGCTCGCAGTCGCAAGCCGTGGAAACTCCTGATTCAGATCTTAAAAATCGCACTGGTGACCGCCCAG CTGGTGTTCTTCGGGCTCAGCAACGAGATGGTGGTCAGTTTCGCGGAGGAGAACACGGTGGCCTTCAGGCACTTGTTTCTGAAGGACTACAAGGATGGACATGATGACACGTACGCCATCTATCGCCAGGAGGACTTCTACGATCACATCAATTTTACAATCCAGGGG TACTTGGACCTGAGAACTACATCAGTCGGGAACCATGCCTATGAGCGGATGGCAGACGGGTGGCACGGAATGAGTGTCTGCCAGGACTTCTTTAAAGAAGGCAACATCTTTCCTGGAAATGAAACATTTGATATCAACCCCCAAGAAGAGAAAG AATGCTTCATCGTGGAACCAATGACGCCGATAAGTGATCTCTCCCTGGAAAACAAGTTCAGGAACATGACACTGGACTTTTCTCG GCTCATCTCAGTGGTGATCATGTTTAAGCTGAAAGCGATTAATCTACAGACCATACGTCACCATGAACTCCCTGACTGCTACGACTTTACAGTGACC ATCACATTCGACAATAAAGCACATAGTGGACGTATTAAGGTATATTTGGATAGTGATGTTGGCATCGAGGAATGCAGAGACTGGCACGTGTCTGGATCCT TGCAGAAGAATACCCACTACATGATGATTTTCGATGCATTAGTCATCCTGACCTGCATATCATCCTTAAGTCTCTGTATTCGATCGGTGGTCCGAGGCATTCACCTTCAGAGA GAATATGTCAGCTTCATCCAACAACGATTCTCAAAGATGGTGCCCTGGTCGGACCGGTTGGAGTTTATCAATGGCTGGTACATCTTAATCATTGTGAGCGATATGCTGTCCATCGTGGGCTCCATCCTGAAGATGGAGATCCAGTCAAAG AGTCTGACAAGCTATGACGTCTGCAGCATTCTTCTGGGAACATCTACCATGTTCGTCTGGCTCGGTGTCCTTCGATACTTGGGACTTTTCGAAAAATACAAT ATGCTGATCCTGACGCTGAGGCTAGCGCTTCCGAACGTCATTCGGTTTTCTTGCTGTGCAGCCATCATATATCTAGGATATTGTTTTTGTGGCTGGATCGTATTGGGACCTTACCACACCAAG TTCAGGTCCCTGAACATGGTGTCAGAATGCCTCTTCTCCCTAATTAACGGAGACGACATGTTCGCCACGTTTTCCATCATGCAGCAGAAAAGCTTTCTGGTCTGGGTGTTCAGCAGGGTGTATCTGTACTCCTTCATCGGCCTCTTTATATATATGGTCCTCAGTTTGTTCATTGCGCTCATAACGGACACGTATGACACCATCAAG AATTACCAAAAAGACGGCTTTCCAGAGTCCGACCTTCGAAGGTTTGTGTCAGAGTGCAGGGATTTACCAACGTCTGGACGTTACAGAGACGTTGAGGAGACCACTCTTTCACTGTTCTGCTGCTGTAAACGGTGA
- the MCOLN3 gene encoding mucolipin-3 isoform X1, producing METPAPAVIPPPSLEEHESPYCSSMSEQLLLEDMLKRKLKFYFMNPCEKFRARSRKPWKLLIQILKIALVTAQLVFFGLSNEMVVSFAEENTVAFRHLFLKDYKDGHDDTYAIYRQEDFYDHINFTIQGYLDLRTTSVGNHAYERMADGWHGMSVCQDFFKEGNIFPGNETFDINPQEEKECFIVEPMTPISDLSLENKFRNMTLDFSRLISVVIMFKLKAINLQTIRHHELPDCYDFTVTITFDNKAHSGRIKVYLDSDVGIEECRDWHVSGSLQKNTHYMMIFDALVILTCISSLSLCIRSVVRGIHLQREYVSFIQQRFSKMVPWSDRLEFINGWYILIIVSDMLSIVGSILKMEIQSKSLTSYDVCSILLGTSTMFVWLGVLRYLGLFEKYNMLILTLRLALPNVIRFSCCAAIIYLGYCFCGWIVLGPYHTKFRSLNMVSECLFSLINGDDMFATFSIMQQKSFLVWVFSRVYLYSFIGLFIYMVLSLFIALITDTYDTIKNYQKDGFPESDLRRFVSECRDLPTSGRYRDVEETTLSLFCCCKR from the exons ATGGAGACCCCGGCTCCAGCGGTGATCCCGCCTCCTTCCCTGGAAGAACATGAGAGTCCTTATTGCAGCTCCATGTCGGAGCAGCTCCTCTTGGAAGACATGCTGAAGAGAAAGCTCAAGTTCTATTTTATGAATCCCTGTGAAAAATTCAGAGCTCGCAGTCGCAAGCCGTGGAAACTCCTGATTCAGATCTTAAAAATCGCACTGGTGACCGCCCAG CTGGTGTTCTTCGGGCTCAGCAACGAGATGGTGGTCAGTTTCGCGGAGGAGAACACGGTGGCCTTCAGGCACTTGTTTCTGAAGGACTACAAGGATGGACATGATGACACGTACGCCATCTATCGCCAGGAGGACTTCTACGATCACATCAATTTTACAATCCAGGGG TACTTGGACCTGAGAACTACATCAGTCGGGAACCATGCCTATGAGCGGATGGCAGACGGGTGGCACGGAATGAGTGTCTGCCAGGACTTCTTTAAAGAAGGCAACATCTTTCCTGGAAATGAAACATTTGATATCAACCCCCAAGAAGAGAAAG AATGCTTCATCGTGGAACCAATGACGCCGATAAGTGATCTCTCCCTGGAAAACAAGTTCAGGAACATGACACTGGACTTTTCTCG GCTCATCTCAGTGGTGATCATGTTTAAGCTGAAAGCGATTAATCTACAGACCATACGTCACCATGAACTCCCTGACTGCTACGACTTTACAGTGACC ATCACATTCGACAATAAAGCACATAGTGGACGTATTAAGGTATATTTGGATAGTGATGTTGGCATCGAGGAATGCAGAGACTGGCACGTGTCTGGATCCT TGCAGAAGAATACCCACTACATGATGATTTTCGATGCATTAGTCATCCTGACCTGCATATCATCCTTAAGTCTCTGTATTCGATCGGTGGTCCGAGGCATTCACCTTCAGAGA GAATATGTCAGCTTCATCCAACAACGATTCTCAAAGATGGTGCCCTGGTCGGACCGGTTGGAGTTTATCAATGGCTGGTACATCTTAATCATTGTGAGCGATATGCTGTCCATCGTGGGCTCCATCCTGAAGATGGAGATCCAGTCAAAG AGTCTGACAAGCTATGACGTCTGCAGCATTCTTCTGGGAACATCTACCATGTTCGTCTGGCTCGGTGTCCTTCGATACTTGGGACTTTTCGAAAAATACAAT ATGCTGATCCTGACGCTGAGGCTAGCGCTTCCGAACGTCATTCGGTTTTCTTGCTGTGCAGCCATCATATATCTAGGATATTGTTTTTGTGGCTGGATCGTATTGGGACCTTACCACACCAAG TTCAGGTCCCTGAACATGGTGTCAGAATGCCTCTTCTCCCTAATTAACGGAGACGACATGTTCGCCACGTTTTCCATCATGCAGCAGAAAAGCTTTCTGGTCTGGGTGTTCAGCAGGGTGTATCTGTACTCCTTCATCGGCCTCTTTATATATATGGTCCTCAGTTTGTTCATTGCGCTCATAACGGACACGTATGACACCATCAAG AATTACCAAAAAGACGGCTTTCCAGAGTCCGACCTTCGAAGGTTTGTGTCAGAGTGCAGGGATTTACCAACGTCTGGACGTTACAGAGACGTTGAGGAGACCACTCTTTCACTGTTCTGCTGCTGTAAACG GTAG